AATCCGAAAGAAAATTTCTGCACCCGCACTCCGAGACACTTTGCCGTTATGAAATGGCCCGCCTCATGCACAAGCACCAATATGCTTAAGACGATTAAAAAAGATACTAACGATAGCATAATCTTCCGGTCTCCTCTCTCGCCCACGAGTCAGCATCCAAAACGTCTTTTACTGAAATGACGTTTCTGACATTTCTATGCCTCGCCAGGACCTTTTCAATTATTTTTGGAATATCCGAGAATCCTATCTTTCCCTCTAAGTAATTCTTCACGGCTTCCTCGTCTGATGCGCACAGCACGGCCGGAGCCAGCGCGCCTGAGGCGGCAGAAGCCCTCGCAAGCGCCAGACAGGGAAACTTCTTTATATCGGGCCTGCGGAATGTGAGCGCGCGGCATTTGAAAAAATCTATCCTATCCACTATCGCCTTCGAACGTTCAGGGAAAGTGAGGGCGTATTCTATCGGAAGCCTCATATCCGGCACCCCGAGTTGCGCTATCACAGCCGCATCGGTGAACTCCACCATAGAATGCACTATCGCCTCAGGATGTATAAGCACCTCAATCAATTTTTCGCTTATATTGAACAAGTGCTTGGCCTCGATTATCTCGAGCCCTTTGTTCATCATCGTAGCGGAGTCCACTGTTATCTTCTTCCCCATCCTCCACCTGGGGTGCTTCAGAATGTAATTAAGAGGAAGAGAATCGAACTTATCCCTTTTGACGTCCAGCAATGGCCCGCCTGAACCTGTAAGGTATATCCTGGAAACGTAATCGCTCTTGCCGTCGATGCATTGGAATATCGCGCTATGCTCGCTATCGATCGGTATTATTCTTACGCCCTTCTTCGCGGCCAGGGACATAACAAGCCCCCCGGCGCTAACCAGAGCTTCTTTATTGGCGAGAGCGATCTCTTTTTGATTCTCTATCGCGTCGAGGAGCGGGACGAGGCATGCCGTGCCGCTTATGGCAAAGACGATAATATCGACATCGCGCCTCGCAGCTATTTCCCGTAAACCCGGGAGCCCATAGACAATAGCGGTGGACGGAGGTAAAAGCCTATTTGCTTTGCGCGCCAGCGCCTCGCTTCCCACGGAAACTATTTTCGGCCGGAATACACGCGCCTGTTTGGCCAGGAGCTCTATGCTGGAATCTGCGCTAAGCGCCGTTACCTTAAACCTGCCGTTAAGGCGGGATATAACATCTAATGTATTAACACCGATGGAACCCGTGGAGCCTAATATCGCTATCTTCTTCATCGTTTCATCATTACTTCCACATAGAAATAGAATATCGGCGCGGTGAAGAGAAGGCTATCGATAAGATCGAGTATGCCGCCGAACCCCGATAGGATCGCGCCGGAATCCTTAACACCGCAATCTCTCTTCAGAAGCGATTCAGCGAGATCCCCGACCTGCGCCAGTATACCTAAAAGCAATCCGAGAACCACGAGATGTCCCATAGGAAAACTCGGCAGATAGAGTTTACCGAAAACCGCGGTCAAGACGCTGAATAGAAGGCCGCCCATAGTGCCCTCCACCGTCTTATGCGGGCTTATCCTGGGTATCAGGTTATGTTTACCTGCGAAGTTTCCGACAAGATACGCTCCGACATCCCCCATCTTGGTCACAAGCACCACGAAAGATACCAGGAGTGCGCCCTGGGGCATGAATTTCAGTTTTACGAAGAAAGAGAAGAACCACGCTAT
The genomic region above belongs to Candidatus Omnitrophota bacterium and contains:
- the dxr gene encoding 1-deoxy-D-xylulose-5-phosphate reductoisomerase encodes the protein MKKIAILGSTGSIGVNTLDVISRLNGRFKVTALSADSSIELLAKQARVFRPKIVSVGSEALARKANRLLPPSTAIVYGLPGLREIAARRDVDIIVFAISGTACLVPLLDAIENQKEIALANKEALVSAGGLVMSLAAKKGVRIIPIDSEHSAIFQCIDGKSDYVSRIYLTGSGGPLLDVKRDKFDSLPLNYILKHPRWRMGKKITVDSATMMNKGLEIIEAKHLFNISEKLIEVLIHPEAIVHSMVEFTDAAVIAQLGVPDMRLPIEYALTFPERSKAIVDRIDFFKCRALTFRRPDIKKFPCLALARASAASGALAPAVLCASDEEAVKNYLEGKIGFSDIPKIIEKVLARHRNVRNVISVKDVLDADSWAREETGRLCYR
- a CDS encoding phosphatidate cytidylyltransferase, whose product is MDNRSLTKRIITSILVTTPVVLVVFFSPNWIFTLLASAMIGVSLKEFFVLAEKKNIIVYKYFGISIGMLIPIIIYFQKGYEGYFTLEPFFIVIACLFIFVLQFIRRDSSQSLASIAVTLFGLLYIAWFFSFFVKLKFMPQGALLVSFVVLVTKMGDVGAYLVGNFAGKHNLIPRISPHKTVEGTMGGLLFSVLTAVFGKLYLPSFPMGHLVVLGLLLGILAQVGDLAESLLKRDCGVKDSGAILSGFGGILDLIDSLLFTAPIFYFYVEVMMKR